A single genomic interval of Musa acuminata AAA Group cultivar baxijiao chromosome BXJ3-4, Cavendish_Baxijiao_AAA, whole genome shotgun sequence harbors:
- the LOC103981964 gene encoding histone H1 produces MATDETTDPRPVAKSKKAKAPKEARAKKAAAPRKPSAHPPYAEMIKEAITTLKERTGSSPYAIGKFIEDKHKAHLPSNFRKILFLQLKKLAAAGKLTKVKSSYKLSTIVHAAPAEPKSAAGPKKPAAVQTKLKAKAKPAAAASKTKAKIATTAKAKSKHVASTVKPKPKAAAAKPRVAPKRKSPVKPKPKPKPRPTRAAKTAAKESPGKKAAKRTSSRSAPTKKPKPAVKKAAAAAKKAKK; encoded by the exons ATGGCCACCGATGAGACCACTGATCCGAGACCGGTGGCGAAGTCGAAGAAGGCGAAGGCCCCCAAGGAGGCCAGGGCCAAGAAGGCTGCCGCCCCCAGGAAGCCTTCCGCCCATCCTCCCTACGCCGAG ATGATCAAGGAGGCGATCACAACGCTCAAGGAGAGAACTGGGTCGAGCCCGTACGCCATCGGGAAGTTCATCGAGGACAAGCACAAGGCTCACCTCCCGTCCAACTTTCGAAAGATCCTCTTCCTCCAGCTGAAGAAGCTCGCCGCCGCCGGGAAGCTCACCAAGGTGAAGAGCTCCTACAAGCTCTCTACCATCGTGCATGCCGCGCCGGCTGAGCCCAAGTCTGCGGCGGGCCCCAAGAAACCAGCCGCCGTACAGACGAAGCTTAAGGCTAAGGCGAAGCCTGCCGCTGCCGCTTCGAAAACCAAGGCCAAGATCGCTACCACTGCGAAGGCTAAATCCAAGCATGTAGCATCTACGGTCAAGCCCAAACCGAAGGCGGCCGCGGCAAAGCCGAGGGTGGCCCCGAAGCGCAAGTCCCCGGTGAAGCCCAAGCCCAAGCCCAAGCCTAGGCCGACCAGGGCCGCGAAGACCGCCGCGAAGGAGTCCCCGGGGAAGAAGGCAGCAAAGAGAACGTCGAGTCGGTCGGCGCCCACGAAGAAGCCGAAGCCAGCGGTGAAgaaagcggcggcggcggccaaaAAGGCGAAAAAGTAG